The Saccharomonospora cyanea NA-134 genome includes a region encoding these proteins:
- a CDS encoding type 1 glutamine amidotransferase family protein, translating into MHIQVVLCGGFDPLGVAAPGEMLHAGGMASDGAVTVEPVATEGRREVISDTGGPALRTAGAPGRERADMLLVPGASGSMGGPGEVTEEGVGIGEWQQATTKPMRLDPAFDVMVDDTLGGTSRADRLPVSKVTGERWTAWERQA; encoded by the coding sequence ATGCACATCCAGGTTGTCTTGTGCGGCGGTTTCGACCCGCTCGGTGTCGCCGCCCCCGGCGAGATGCTGCACGCCGGTGGCATGGCATCGGACGGCGCGGTGACCGTCGAGCCGGTCGCCACGGAGGGCCGCCGCGAGGTGATCAGCGACACCGGGGGGCCGGCGCTGCGCACCGCAGGCGCCCCCGGCCGAGAACGGGCGGACATGCTCCTGGTGCCCGGCGCCTCCGGCAGCATGGGCGGACCCGGCGAGGTGACGGAGGAAGGGGTGGGCATCGGCGAGTGGCAGCAGGCCACCACCAAGCCCATGCGGCTGGACCCGGCGTTCGACGTGATGGTCGACGACACTCTCGGGGGCACGTCCCGGGCCGACCGCCTTCCGGTCTCGAAGGTCACCGGTGAGCGCTGGACCGCCTGGGAGCGCCAGGCGTGA
- a CDS encoding DUF2269 family protein yields the protein MTKLFLSLHVLAAIIAVGPVTVAASMFPATLRRALGDADAGDARTTLRTLHRICRVYAGVGIAVPLFGFATASSLGVLGDAWLITSILLTAAAVGVLALLILPAQDRALAEVTGPPTPSAPLRPGRLAMFTGVFNLLWATVTVLMIVRPGSTTGV from the coding sequence GTGACCAAACTCTTCCTGTCCTTGCACGTCCTGGCCGCCATCATCGCCGTCGGCCCCGTCACCGTCGCCGCGAGCATGTTCCCCGCGACGCTGCGCCGCGCCCTCGGTGACGCCGATGCGGGTGACGCCCGGACGACGCTGCGGACACTGCACCGCATCTGCCGGGTCTACGCCGGTGTCGGCATCGCCGTCCCCCTCTTCGGCTTCGCCACGGCCAGCAGCCTCGGCGTCCTCGGCGACGCTTGGCTGATCACCTCGATCCTGCTCACCGCGGCCGCCGTCGGTGTCCTGGCCCTGCTCATCCTGCCCGCCCAGGACCGTGCCCTGGCCGAGGTGACGGGTCCCCCCACGCCGTCGGCTCCCCTAAGGCCGGGCCGACTGGCCATGTTCACCGGCGTCTTCAACCTGCTGTGGGCCACCGTCACCGTGTTGATGATCGTCCGCCCCGGCTCCACCACGGGAGTGTGA
- a CDS encoding DUF6010 family protein: MSLVSPVIVGIIYCLLMSLIKEPHRRRFNAIMVGGAGAAYLSGGGFGPWELPFVALMAYVAYRGLESWTFIGIGWLLHTAWDIAHHLKGNPILPFAHDTSLACAICDPVIALWCLRGGPSLIALVRGWFRPSPAADHAHDHVSALPEQTTPAPDGQAGSRKA; encoded by the coding sequence ATGAGCCTCGTGTCACCGGTGATCGTCGGCATCATCTACTGCCTGCTGATGTCCCTGATCAAAGAACCGCACCGACGTCGCTTCAACGCGATCATGGTGGGCGGAGCCGGCGCCGCCTATCTGAGCGGGGGCGGATTCGGCCCGTGGGAGCTCCCGTTCGTCGCGCTCATGGCCTACGTCGCCTACCGCGGCCTGGAGTCCTGGACCTTCATCGGCATCGGCTGGCTGCTCCACACCGCATGGGACATCGCCCACCACCTCAAGGGCAACCCGATCCTGCCGTTCGCCCACGACACGTCCCTGGCATGCGCCATCTGCGATCCGGTCATCGCCCTGTGGTGCCTCCGCGGAGGACCTTCCCTGATCGCGCTCGTCCGCGGCTGGTTCAGGCCCAGCCCGGCAGCGGACCACGCGCACGATCACGTCTCTGCCCTTCCTGAGCAGACCACACCGGCACCTGACGGTCAGGCCGGGAGCCGGAAGGCCTGA